Part of the Pangasianodon hypophthalmus isolate fPanHyp1 chromosome 9, fPanHyp1.pri, whole genome shotgun sequence genome is shown below.
TTAATCAGTTCATTTATGAaatggtttgtgtgtttgtttgtttgtttaggaGTGCTGCTCTCAGTCTGCTTTCGAGTGCTTCAGGAAAGAGCTTAACTCCACCATCCATAGGAATCTACTGAAGATGAAATTGGCCAGAAATCTGGGCAAGCCCACCATCGTGAGTAGCTGTTCACATCAATCATCCTTCATTCCTTTAAACAACTTCATTCATAATGTTACAAGAAAAGCATCACTAATGTATTTGCTCATGTTGTCTTTGTTGTAGATGAATAGCATGAGCACCTGCACTGAGGAAGAAATAAAGGTGAGATTTCAAAGCATTTGAAATTAGAGGATTTTAGACTGTAGATTGTCCCACAATGCTGAATACTGATCTGTATCTGACTGAcatttcttttcagaaagtcCAGTGCATGTCCTGTGACTCCTACCCGATGGTCAGCAGCAAACAATTTCTGATTAATTTACAGTCCCGTCTGCAGAAGGTTggttcacacaaacacacgatTAACTTAACAAGTACACTTAAGTATACATTTCCATTCTTACGCAGTACCCTCAGGCTCTTTGtctactgtattttttttttaaacaatggttCAGCCTAATTAAGAGGAAATGTCAAGCTGTCCGTTATAAAACAGAAACTCTGAAACATAAAGTTCACTCCTTAGAGTAACATCTTTAAACTCTTTTGCAGGCTTACAGTCGCCTTTCATAAAATACAAgtatgatgatgacgacgacgTGAATGTGTGGACGACACTACCTCATGAAACCCTGGTGTAAAGCACTCTGGATCAACCCATCTATTTATTGcctatttatttgtattttttctttttgtattacAATAGACTGAGAAATGCCCTAATATTTCTAGAATTTCTGAtatgttggcagtgtgtttagCAGTTTTCTTACTGCTAATTTAGATTAATACTGTGTTCACATTGCGGGtaaatgtattgtaatgtaCATATATACTGCAATGTATAGTATTAACAATTATAAACCAGTACAAGAGAGAAGACTCAGAACAAGACCTGCTGCTATAGCACCTCCTAATGTATGGGCAAACTAATTACAGTTTTGTACTTGCATGCTCACTTCTCCCAAGACAtcaaaaaaagtttgttttacaCTGTCAACTGAAGAATCTTCAAGACTGAGATAACCAATTATGTCTCATACTGAGACCTTATGTATTACATAGTTACCCTGTTGTACTTAATGCATTTTTCTAttgttttctatttatttactattaaaaGTATTTTGCTGAAATCATAACTGTGGATCTTGGTAATTTCTCTCACAAAACCCCTAACAAGTTACAAGTATATTACAGGTAAAATCTTTGCACATTTTTATGAAAAGGAACACCACATTCTCCATAACAAAGACTCCAACCAGTGGTGGCTTTCCACCCACCTGCTTATATGCAAATTTTAGGCTTGTGCATCAGAAAAGTGGCAAATTTTCAGAAAAATACTTCTATACTGGACTAAGATGGACAATTTCTCATAGTGATGAAGAGAAGAAGTGATAAAGGATGATGGAAACTCTGATGTACTGAATGTTTCCATGACTGGTGCTCGTTTGATTACGTGTAGTTGCTCCTCGTCAGACTATTAACAAAACACTGGTAGATGGAAACACAGAACATTCACActttctgtgatggtttttcTGAAATTCTCATAGCATTTGCTAAACATTTGTGTGgtagcctgggaaaacccttcccatggtgaaattttaacattttctattatttctgaAAACTATGTATCAGTTCCACTGATCCACTGAGAGACACCAACACACGGAATGTCTAAACGCAACCACATTTTACTGATTTTAGTTGCATTTAAAGAATCATACATAAAGAAATGAGTTATTGACCTGATCATCTACATAGTCCACATCCATCtgtgtctcatcacctgaggtaaaagtcacaaGCCTCATCATTGTGTCTTCACTCTACTGATCTCTTTTTGCTTGGTGCTGAAATAATTACTGATGATAAACTCAGTCAGTTCTGTTGGCTGTCTTTTTATTagatcatttaaacatttttaaactatCTGTAAACTGTGCCTTTACAGAATGTGAAAGAGCGcttctgttttgatgatgacgcGACAGCTCATCAgaatctgattacaaactaaGTCGATTAGGCTTATGGCatgtaactatccaaaaaaTTGATGAAAGCATGACATCCACTGCATGAGAAAAATACAATTGGCTAGCAAgattttaaatgtctttaggCAGACTGTTCTCATCAATGTgctgttaaactggctccttacacaacatgatctttgcaggcagacagcCAATGTAAGGTTAtaaaataacttaaataaatacatttccacattaatcaaaaccagatttttttgtaaattttggctgttttttccAGAATTTGGCCCCTGTGACACCACATAATGCAATCTCCATAGACCAACAATGGCAGTAGAATGGGCTGTACTGAAGAACTCAGTGACCTGAAACATGGCACTACCATAAAATGCCACCTTTGCCACAAGTCAGTTCGTGAGATCTGCCCTGGTTAATTAtaagtgctattattgtgaaatagAAGCATGTAGAAAGTCATGAAGCGGTAGACCACGCAAACCCATAGAGCTGGGCTGCCGAGTGATGAAGAGTGTAGCACGTagcctctggaagcaacatcagcacaagaactgtcCATCTGtaaatgggtttccatggccgagcaacTGCACATAAGCCTAAGATCACTATGCACAATGATTAGTGTCGGCTAGAGTGGTGTAAAACACACtgccactggactctggagcagcagaaatgtgttctctggagtggCAGTCTGGTGGACGAATTTGGGTTTGGCAGATGCCAAGAGAACGCTACTTACCAGAATGCATAGTGCTAACAATAAAGTTTTGTGGTGGAGGGatacaaagcgaggtccatacaGACATGGTTTGGTGGGGAggaactcgagtgacctgcacagagcccttacCCCagccacactgaacaccttggGGATGAACTGGAAAGTCGATTGTGATCCAGACCTCATCCAatatcagtacctgacctcacaaatTCTCTTTTTAGATTCTGCCTGCTTCAATAAACAACCTCTCAGACACAATTCTGAATACCAGCTTATAAACAAGACATGATAATTCATATGCTACACTAAATCACCTAACTTCTGAATACAATCTGTGCACAGAAGAGCAGCAGCCCTTTATATCCACTTACTAACTTGGcttaccaacacacacatatatactgtgtgtgtatatatatatacacacatacacacatacatacatacacaacacacacatacatacatacatacacacacacattcactcactgtccactttattaggaacacctgtactcctgCACATTCGTGCAGTTATCTATTCAGCcaatcaagagcttcagttaatgttcatatcaaacaactgaatgaagaaaaagtgtgatctctgtgactttgatcatggcatggatggCATGGATTACAGGGCAGTTTGGAGTCATTTCATCTCCAAAAGATAAAATAGTTACAAAGGTGTAAGTGATGAGGATGATAAAATAGACCAGTTGAATTTAAACTTGTAAATATGGACTATCCCTGATGTTTTACAAAATTGTTCATAAAAAATAAGATGGCAGAATTAAACAATATGATTCAAAGTAATCTTAAAGTAAAAGGGCAGGTATTTAATAGTTTATTAGTAATTTAGAAACTAAATTATCCATGTAgctccagtaaaaaaaaatacagaagcaAACATTAGATGCAAAACAAGTCTTGGCTGACTACATTTGAGTattggatattattattattatttgttccTGAAAGCTGCATATgagtttgttttattcattcgtTAAGCAGAAAAGTCTCTAACTGTAACTAGCATTTCCTGCAAAAAGGCTTAAATGCTCAGTCATAATTCACACAACTACATGATAACATGAAAATGCTTAATTTGTTTTATGCATGCAGTGGAAGTTCCCTTTAAGGTATAAAATAGACTTGCTCTGTTAAGAAAAGGATTGCCTTTACTAATTTCAAAGGTCtttgaaaacatttacataaaagACACCTACTCATTTCAGGAAATCTCAGTTCTAGCCAGCAGTTCacatcttttgtttttgttaaaaatataaaaggaaATGAATTTGCTATCTAACAAACAGCCTTAGGAGGTGAAAAtttgtgggggaaaaacatAAATAAGACATCAGTTGAACTTGTTTAAGAGAGTTGCTTGTAACACATAGAAATGCACTCATTCAAGCAATTCATACAGCTTTGGAAAGCCCCATGAGCAGTACAATTATAATTATTGTAGTCTCCTTTCAGGGTAAGATAAGATTTTTCCAGTGTGCCACACAGAAATTGTAATAAAAGAGATGCAGAGGATCTCTTTTGTAATTGGGATTATGAAGTTGGCAATAATGAAGTGCAATTCACAAACAACTAACACTTCTTGATCTGCATGTTTGAAGAGGAAAATAAGGGCAGGCCAAATCAGTTTGCAAGCATAAATGAATGGAAATATTGCTTGTTTTGTTCCATCTCCACATCAGGTTTCATAATCTTTCATAGTCTAGTTTATATGCAGATGCGGCGTATGTATTTGCAGCAATTAAACTggtttatgatttttaaattgCAGTTTGTGTTACCATTATCAcataaatgaaaattatttcagaactatgaaaatgatataaacatGGCTTGCTGTAGGGATTTGTTGCTAATGCTATAGCTTACACAAAGTTATAGATGCTGCTCTGAGTGATAGAAAGTAACAAATCACTTAAAGGTGTAAGTGTAAAGTATTGTACTACTAAACTGAGTGGCAAACTCTATGACCAACTGGCAACTCGACAGCCAAGTggagtgtgtttacatgtgtctgtacagtcatgggaaaaataAAGTACACGTCCTTCAattctctgttttatttatcaggaccGAAATAACAACTGTGTGGTCCTCACTAACTTAACCTCAACCAAACAAACATAACcttaggtgaaaaaaaaaacccaacaaatttcaatatgtagttctttttttccccaaaaagtaaaccaacattcagaaaccaggtgggaaaaattaACTACACCCTGTAATTCAGTAACTTGTAGAagcacctttagcaacaataacttgaagtaaatgttttctgtaggaatttttcagtctctcacatcgttTTGGAGGAATTTTTgatcccaccacagcatctcGATGGGGTTGGGGTCTGGACTTTGGcctggccattccaacaccttgattttttattctttagccattcagatgttgatttgctggtgtaCGTGggatcactgtcctgttgcatgacccaatttcggCCCAGCTTAAGCCGATGGACAGATGGACTCACATTTGTCTcgagaatattctggtataaagtggagttcatagTTGTCTCAATGACAGCAAGTTTCCCAGATCCTGtgactgcaaaacaagcccaaatcatcacccctccaccaccatgcttgacagctGGTATAGGGTGCTTAAGTTGACATGCTGTGTATGGTTTTCGCCAAACATGGCGCTGTGCAcaatgaccaaacatctccaccttggtctcatcagaacTTTTGTGATTTGCTCAGATGTAATTTTTCAAACCTAAGTTGTGCTGCCATATTCATTTTGGAGGGAgggggctttttcctagccatcCTTCCATAAAAGCCAttcttgttcagtctttttctgactGTGCTGTCATGGACAcgataaacatttaatgtgcttacagaggcctgtaggtcacatgatgtagctcttggggttttctttatatctctgagcactGACAGTCTGactttggactgaatttgctggaaTTCCCACTCCTCAGAAcacttgaaggctctccatttgtaaacagtgCTTCTTAGAGTAAAATGGGGAATTTCATACTGTTTGgggatggccttataacccttcccagattgatgagcagcaacaatttcTTCTCTGAGaacatggctgatgtcctttttTCTTGCCATGGTGTAGTCACACACTTGAGTACTCcaaaacaccaaactgccaaaaattCTGCTtatatagaggtagtcacacttaactaatcttgtgcatttcattagtaacatctggctgctaattactctcttaatgattgtggaactAGGAaggctatatttattttttctcacctggtttccgaatgttggtttactttctgggaaaaaaatgactacatagtgaaatctgttttttgctGTCACATGaggttgtttgtttatagaacttGGTAAGGATCACCCAATTGTATTTTAGGCACTGatgaattaaaacatttaattgaaTGAGGATATATGTATGGGCAAATCGATACAGGAGGGTAGGGGTGCCATCTAGTGGCCTTTTATTACACTTCCTCTTAACCATTAGAAACAAACCAGTCGTTAATGCCAATCGTGCATATATATGATGGCGAGGATGTGCCTAAGCAAATTTCAGCCCATACTCACAGATGAGTCCTGTTTCCTACAGCTTCCAAAATTCCAAACTTCTTTTATCTTCAGATTCAGTCACTTGCTCCAAAAATCGGTagtaagagaaaaagaaaattaatacaGATTATAAGAAACACTTCCTGTAAAGACAAGATTATTTTTGCCTTCTGTGACAAcagcatttaaaacacaaatatgtCATGTCTTTAAAACTATTTCACTGTGTGAAGAactgaattttattaaaattatattttgatttaaaaaaatactagttTTTACCCATTCAGTCAGTCAATGGTCCCATCTCTGTCTCCACTCCACTGGGAATATTACTATTTAAAGATGTATTTCTTGTCctgttttttcacatttaaatgtgtaccaatatacactcactagccactttattaggaacacctgctcatcgttacgtctttttccaatcttcaactgtccagtttcggtgaatCTGCACCCATAGTAGtcacagattcctgttcttggctgacgggaatggaacctgatatggtcctctgctgttgtagcccatccacctcaaggtctgacatgctgtgcattctgTGATGCTTATGCTTTTTCAGTTAACATAGCCTTCtggtcagctcaaaccagtcttgCCATCCTCCTCTGACATCTCTCATTAACACCGCATTTCTACCAattcaataattatttattcatctatgtGGAGAgttctattttatttctcttaatattttattagtcATATTTCATTTTGGATTGATTTTTTATGCTGCAGTTTATATATGAGGAGTGATAGCTGATCTTGATTGGTCACACGTAAAGGGACCATAAATATTGAGACTTTATGTTActgattttactgttatttagaccaaaacaaaaacagctttatcatttttattcaagTTACATGTGTATCATATATTGTCCTTTTTTAGTTTTACTTTCCCAGCTCGTTAACACGGCCTTGCTTTTCCTCTTGACCTCAGCAAGTCTCATCCTTACATGTGGAGTGCAATATCTGAGCCAGAATGTCTAAAGGTGCTGGTAAAGAGGTACATCATTCCTACAGTGATCAAAGACACTGTGCCTTCTAGTGGCTCAAGAATCAAGGTTAATGTATTGCCATGAGCTTATTGGATAGTTTTCTCAATTTCACTCTCTCACCCAGGCCaacaaaaatatgaatgtaCCAACTATTTCACATTAACAAGCCTCAAAAATGTGACACATTTCCTCAGCTTTAGTGGTAtgattatgtgtgtgtccaAGTAGAGAAATTTATCAGTGAGGACGGAATAAAGTATTCACTGTTTGCAGTGACTGCCTTCACATTAGTTATT
Proteins encoded:
- the il21 gene encoding interleukin-21 isoform X1, with product MRATFSCVLCVLLVAACWAQINSHKDMKTEKLLQQAITHLRSLILKEKDNDMFLHSPTNDIKECCSQSAFECFRKELNSTIHRNLLKMKLARNLGKPTIMNSMSTCTEEEIKKVQCMSCDSYPMVSSKQFLINLQSRLQKAYSRLS
- the il21 gene encoding interleukin-21 isoform X2, which translates into the protein MKTEKLLQQAITHLRSLILKEKDNDMFLHSPTNDIKECCSQSAFECFRKELNSTIHRNLLKMKLARNLGKPTIMNSMSTCTEEEIKKVQCMSCDSYPMVSSKQFLINLQSRLQKAYSRLS